In one window of Carassius auratus strain Wakin chromosome 28, ASM336829v1, whole genome shotgun sequence DNA:
- the LOC113047244 gene encoding histone-arginine methyltransferase CARM1-like isoform X5: MAVSVFPGVRLLSIGDANGDIQRHSEQQPLRLEIKINQDVALISLSNNEETCVFKCSVSRETECSRVGKQSFIITLGCNSVLLQFASPGDFSSFYNLLKNCRGHGGEHSVFSERTEESSAVQYFQFYGYLSQQQNMMQDYVRTGTYQRAILQNHTDFKDKVVLDVGCGSGILSFFAAQAGARKVYAVEASTMAQHAEVLVNSNRLSERVVVIPGKVEEVSLPEQVDIIISEPMGYMLFNERMLESYLHAKKYLKPNGKMFPTIGDVHLAPFTDEQLYMEQFTKANFWYQPSFHGVDLSALRGAAVDEYFRQPIVDTFDIRILMAKSVKYTVNFLEAKEEDLYKIEIPFKFHMMHSGLVHGLAFWFDVAFIGSAMTVWLSTAPTEPLTHWYQVRCLLQSPLFAKAGDTMSGTAHLIANKRQSYDISIVAQVDQTGSKSSNLLDLKNPFFRYTGTTPAPPPGSHYSSPSENMWNTGGTYSMNQGMAVSGMPTAYDLSTVIGGSGTTVAHNNLIPIGTDTHARATTAQQGPSSSSPYYPITNQFTMGGPAISMASPMAIPSNTMHYGS; encoded by the exons ATGGCGGTGTCGGTGTTCCCAGGCGTGCGCCTGCTCTCCATCGGAGACGCCAACGGAGACATACAGAGACATTCAGAGCAGCAGCCTCTGCGGCTAGAAATCAAGATCAACCAGGACGTGGCTCTCATAAGCCTCTCGAACA ATGAGGAGACGTGCGTCTTTAAGTGTTCAGTATCACGAGAGACTGAATGCAGTCGTGTTGGGAAGCAGTCCTTCATCATTACTCTGGGCTGTAACAGTGTCCTCCTGCAGTTTGCATCTCCAGGAG ATTTCTCGTCGTTCTATAACCTCCTGAAGAACTGTCGTGGACACGGGGGTGAACACTCGGTCTTCAGTGAGAGGACGGAGGAGTCCTCAGCTGTACAGTATTTCCAG ttttatggCTACCTCTCTCAACAACAAAACATGATGCAGGATTACGTGCGAACTGGAACATATCAACGGGCCATCCTCCAGAATCACACTGACTTCAAGGATAAA GTGGTGCTGGATGTAGGCTGTGGCTCTGGGATTCTGTCCTTTTTCGCAGCTCAGGCTGGTGCTCGTAAAGTGTATGCTGTGGAGGCCAGTACCATGGCTCAACATGCAGAG GTTCTTGTGAACAGTAACAGGCTGTCAGAGCGTGTTGTGGTGATTCCTGGGAAAGTGGAGGAGGTGTCTCTACCTGAGCAGGTGGACATAATCATCTCTGAACCCATGGGCTACATGCTGTTCAACGAAAGGATGCTGGAGAGCTACCTGCATGCCAAAAAGTACCTCAAGCCCAACG GCAAAATGTTTCCCACAATCGGAGACGTGCACCTCGCCCCTTTCACAGATGAGCAGCTTTATATGGAGCAGTTTACAAAGGCCAATTTCTG GTACCAGCCGTCCTTCCATGGGGTGGATCTGTCTGCGCTGAGAGGAGCTGCAGTAGACGAATACTTCAGACAGCCGATTGTG GACACGTTTGATATCAGGATCCTGATGGCCAAATCAGTGAAGTacacagtgaactttttagaagCTAAAGAAGAGGATCTTTACAA GATAGAGATCCCCTTCAAATTCCACATGATGCACTCAGGGCTTGTTCATGGGCTGGCTTTTTGGTTTGATGTCGCATTCATTGGATCAGC GATGACGGTGTGGCTCTCCACGGCCCCCACAGAGCCCCTCACTCACTGGTACCAGGTGCGCTGTCTGCTGCAGTCCCCTCTCTTTGCCAAGGCAGGGGACACCATGTCAGGCACCGCACATTTAATCGCCAACAAGAG ACAGAGCTATGACATTAGTATTGTTGCTCAAGTGGACCAGACCGGCTCCAAGTCCAGTAATCTGCTTGACCTCAAGAACCCCTTCTTCCG GTACACGGGCACAACACCGGCCCCTCCTCCAGGTTCACACTACTCCTCCCCGTCGGAGAACATGTGGAACACTGGGGGAACCTACAGCATGAACCAAGGCATGGCTGTGTCAG GGATGCCCACAGCCTATGATCTCAGCACCGTCATTGGCGGCAGCGGGACTACAGTGGCCCACAACAACCTCATCCCCATTGGTACAGACACGCATGCAC GGGCCACGACTGCCCAGCAGGGTCCTAGCAGCAGCAGTCCGTATTACCCCATCACCAACCAGTTCACCATGGGCGGCCCGGCTATCTCCATGGCATCTCCTATGGCTATCCCCAGCAACACCATGCACTACGGGAGCTAA
- the LOC113047244 gene encoding histone-arginine methyltransferase CARM1-like isoform X6 — MAVSVFPGVRLLSIGDANGDIQRHSEQQPLRLEIKINQDVALISLSNNEETCVFKCSVSRETECSRVGKQSFIITLGCNSVLLQFASPGDFSSFYNLLKNCRGHGGEHSVFSERTEESSAVQYFQFYGYLSQQQNMMQDYVRTGTYQRAILQNHTDFKDKVVLDVGCGSGILSFFAAQAGARKVYAVEASTMAQHAEVLVNSNRLSERVVVIPGKVEEVSLPEQVDIIISEPMGYMLFNERMLESYLHAKKYLKPNGKMFPTIGDVHLAPFTDEQLYMEQFTKANFWYQPSFHGVDLSALRGAAVDEYFRQPIVDTFDIRILMAKSVKYTVNFLEAKEEDLYKIEIPFKFHMMHSGLVHGLAFWFDVAFIGSAMTVWLSTAPTEPLTHWYQVRCLLQSPLFAKAGDTMSGTAHLIANKRQSYDISIVAQVDQTGSKSSNLLDLKNPFFRYTGTTPAPPPGSHYSSPSENMWNTGGTYSMNQGMPTAYDLSTVIGGSGTTVAHNNLIPIGTDTHARATTAQQGPSSSSPYYPITNQFTMGGPAISMASPMAIPSNTMHYGS; from the exons ATGGCGGTGTCGGTGTTCCCAGGCGTGCGCCTGCTCTCCATCGGAGACGCCAACGGAGACATACAGAGACATTCAGAGCAGCAGCCTCTGCGGCTAGAAATCAAGATCAACCAGGACGTGGCTCTCATAAGCCTCTCGAACA ATGAGGAGACGTGCGTCTTTAAGTGTTCAGTATCACGAGAGACTGAATGCAGTCGTGTTGGGAAGCAGTCCTTCATCATTACTCTGGGCTGTAACAGTGTCCTCCTGCAGTTTGCATCTCCAGGAG ATTTCTCGTCGTTCTATAACCTCCTGAAGAACTGTCGTGGACACGGGGGTGAACACTCGGTCTTCAGTGAGAGGACGGAGGAGTCCTCAGCTGTACAGTATTTCCAG ttttatggCTACCTCTCTCAACAACAAAACATGATGCAGGATTACGTGCGAACTGGAACATATCAACGGGCCATCCTCCAGAATCACACTGACTTCAAGGATAAA GTGGTGCTGGATGTAGGCTGTGGCTCTGGGATTCTGTCCTTTTTCGCAGCTCAGGCTGGTGCTCGTAAAGTGTATGCTGTGGAGGCCAGTACCATGGCTCAACATGCAGAG GTTCTTGTGAACAGTAACAGGCTGTCAGAGCGTGTTGTGGTGATTCCTGGGAAAGTGGAGGAGGTGTCTCTACCTGAGCAGGTGGACATAATCATCTCTGAACCCATGGGCTACATGCTGTTCAACGAAAGGATGCTGGAGAGCTACCTGCATGCCAAAAAGTACCTCAAGCCCAACG GCAAAATGTTTCCCACAATCGGAGACGTGCACCTCGCCCCTTTCACAGATGAGCAGCTTTATATGGAGCAGTTTACAAAGGCCAATTTCTG GTACCAGCCGTCCTTCCATGGGGTGGATCTGTCTGCGCTGAGAGGAGCTGCAGTAGACGAATACTTCAGACAGCCGATTGTG GACACGTTTGATATCAGGATCCTGATGGCCAAATCAGTGAAGTacacagtgaactttttagaagCTAAAGAAGAGGATCTTTACAA GATAGAGATCCCCTTCAAATTCCACATGATGCACTCAGGGCTTGTTCATGGGCTGGCTTTTTGGTTTGATGTCGCATTCATTGGATCAGC GATGACGGTGTGGCTCTCCACGGCCCCCACAGAGCCCCTCACTCACTGGTACCAGGTGCGCTGTCTGCTGCAGTCCCCTCTCTTTGCCAAGGCAGGGGACACCATGTCAGGCACCGCACATTTAATCGCCAACAAGAG ACAGAGCTATGACATTAGTATTGTTGCTCAAGTGGACCAGACCGGCTCCAAGTCCAGTAATCTGCTTGACCTCAAGAACCCCTTCTTCCG GTACACGGGCACAACACCGGCCCCTCCTCCAGGTTCACACTACTCCTCCCCGTCGGAGAACATGTGGAACACTGGGGGAACCTACAGCATGAACCAAG GGATGCCCACAGCCTATGATCTCAGCACCGTCATTGGCGGCAGCGGGACTACAGTGGCCCACAACAACCTCATCCCCATTGGTACAGACACGCATGCAC GGGCCACGACTGCCCAGCAGGGTCCTAGCAGCAGCAGTCCGTATTACCCCATCACCAACCAGTTCACCATGGGCGGCCCGGCTATCTCCATGGCATCTCCTATGGCTATCCCCAGCAACACCATGCACTACGGGAGCTAA